In Campylobacter suis, the following proteins share a genomic window:
- a CDS encoding transglutaminase domain-containing protein gives MQRRDFFKIGAVLGAASVLPSVAFGANSVQKMGAVRTFDVSLKHAILEKGKMTRFWLPLVTNTPFQQLVSDYKVSTNAREHFISDLEIPTLFADFNKDEQKAFIDVSFRVQTTERNTDFSKVNFKENEKLAPEISRYLEPTAQIPTTGIVKEFADKIVGKTKGDLERARLIYNWVADTMERDNSVMGCGLGDVKMILESGKLVGKCTDINSVFVGLCRALGIPARELFGIRVGSSRFSGQMGAKPKDDGLSHISGAQHCRAEFYLKGYGWIPVDPADVTKVRLGEKLQNGDAKLNEVREFLFGNWEMCWIGFNYGRDFDLKPRAEQTPINNFGYPYAEVDGNTQNYYDPKEFSYNYTSKEV, from the coding sequence ATGCAAAGACGAGATTTTTTTAAAATAGGTGCGGTTTTAGGTGCGGCAAGTGTGCTGCCAAGTGTTGCTTTTGGAGCTAATAGTGTCCAAAAAATGGGTGCAGTGCGAACTTTTGATGTGAGTTTAAAACATGCCATTTTAGAAAAGGGCAAGATGACTAGATTTTGGCTACCACTTGTTACAAATACCCCTTTTCAACAGCTTGTAAGTGACTATAAAGTAAGCACAAACGCAAGAGAGCATTTTATCTCAGATCTTGAAATTCCTACTCTGTTTGCAGACTTTAACAAAGATGAACAAAAGGCGTTTATAGATGTAAGTTTTAGGGTGCAAACAACCGAGAGAAACACTGACTTTAGCAAGGTAAATTTTAAAGAAAATGAAAAGCTTGCTCCTGAGATATCACGCTATTTAGAGCCTACTGCGCAAATTCCAACAACGGGCATAGTAAAAGAATTTGCAGATAAGATAGTTGGTAAGACTAAGGGCGATTTGGAGCGCGCAAGGCTTATTTATAACTGGGTAGCTGATACGATGGAGCGCGATAATAGCGTTATGGGATGTGGTTTGGGCGATGTAAAAATGATACTTGAAAGTGGTAAATTAGTTGGCAAATGCACGGATATAAACAGCGTATTTGTAGGGCTTTGTAGGGCGCTAGGTATCCCTGCTCGTGAGCTTTTTGGTATTAGGGTCGGCTCATCAAGATTTAGCGGCCAAATGGGCGCAAAGCCAAAAGATGACGGACTAAGTCATATCTCTGGCGCTCAGCATTGTAGGGCGGAATTTTATCTTAAAGGTTATGGCTGGATACCTGTTGATCCTGCTGATGTGACAAAGGTTAGACTTGGCGAGAAGCTACAAAATGGCGATGCGAAGCTAAATGAGGTGCGCGAGTTTTTATTTGGTAACTGGGAGATGTGCTGGATAGGCTTTAACTATGGTCGCGACTTTGACTTAAAGCCAAGAGCCGAGCAAACACCTATAAATAACTTTGGTTATCCGTATGCTGAGGTTGATGGTAATACACAAAACTATTACGATCCAAAAGAATTTAGCTATAACTATACATCAAAAGAAGTGTGA
- a CDS encoding aryl sulfotransferase, with the protein MKHIKFIFLAIVSAFMATLCCLPALLFVLFGTSFSFLSFLEPLSQYRTIFTMLSLVSFGVSIFYIFFNQNTCSLDSRRKRWYVIYAILGFLLVILLFYPEILGELYA; encoded by the coding sequence TTGAAACATATAAAATTTATATTTTTAGCTATAGTAAGCGCATTTATGGCAACACTTTGTTGCCTTCCTGCGCTACTTTTTGTCTTGTTTGGAACAAGCTTTTCGTTTCTTTCATTTTTAGAGCCACTTAGCCAATATCGCACGATATTTACCATGCTTTCGCTTGTTTCTTTCGGTGTTTCGATATTTTATATATTTTTTAACCAAAATACTTGCTCGCTAGATAGTAGACGCAAAAGATGGTATGTGATATATGCTATTTTGGGTTTTTTGCTGGTTATTTTGCTATTTTATCCAGAAATTTTAGGAGAACTTTATGCGTAA
- a CDS encoding heavy-metal-associated domain-containing protein, which translates to MRKILAILLFVSALFADKTIVVKVEKIHCPLCTAIVRKASLKVDGVKSAKADMKSKILTIQASDDVDENEILKALEATEYPGVIIK; encoded by the coding sequence ATGCGTAAAATTTTAGCTATTTTACTTTTCGTATCGGCGCTTTTTGCTGATAAAACGATAGTTGTAAAGGTTGAAAAAATTCACTGCCCATTATGCACAGCCATAGTTAGAAAAGCTAGCTTAAAGGTTGATGGCGTAAAAAGCGCAAAGGCTGATATGAAAAGTAAAATTTTAACCATACAAGCTAGCGATGATGTTGATGAAAATGAGATATTAAAAGCACTTGAAGCGACTGAATATCCAGGAGTGATCATAAAATAA
- a CDS encoding M20/M25/M40 family metallo-hydrolase: MSKNEVLVKFEQLCKIPHCSFETAQMREFLVDFAKQKGAKVSVDEFGNIHAIKGEPKICLQSHYDMVCMGDAPNVVVEYHDDGFMRAKNSSLGADNGIGVAMMMQMLAEFDNVECLFTNDEEVGLIGANNFKGKLVSKKLLNLDSEDDNEVVTGCAGGINVFASIDVSAKKANEVDAYEILVSGYPGGHSGNEIHKDIPNAIKVLAEFVRKSKAKIALIEGGERSNSIPTSAKAIVVSEILPKSDNPHISVKKLDEKYEILENGDKILALINAFSQGVRSYNAELGLPNDSVNLSLLKFDKKTAEVEFFARSMTWDGLHRMEFELSELALALGFSVTSKDRSVPWKPEPDEFAHAVLEELLKLRPQAKLAAIHAGLECGVLRDKHDDMEACSIGPNIYSPHSTREKCEIASVEIITKVVRNIVKKYQ; encoded by the coding sequence ATGAGCAAAAATGAAGTTTTAGTAAAATTTGAGCAACTTTGCAAGATACCGCATTGTAGCTTTGAAACTGCACAGATGCGTGAGTTTTTGGTTGATTTTGCAAAACAAAAAGGCGCAAAAGTAAGTGTAGATGAGTTTGGAAATATCCATGCCATAAAGGGTGAGCCAAAAATTTGTTTGCAGAGTCATTATGATATGGTTTGTATGGGTGATGCGCCAAATGTTGTAGTTGAGTATCATGATGATGGCTTTATGAGAGCTAAAAACTCATCTTTGGGGGCTGATAATGGCATAGGTGTTGCCATGATGATGCAAATGCTTGCCGAGTTTGATAATGTTGAGTGTCTTTTTACAAATGACGAAGAGGTCGGGCTTATTGGGGCAAATAACTTTAAAGGAAAGCTTGTTAGTAAAAAACTTTTAAATCTTGACAGTGAAGATGATAATGAGGTTGTAACAGGCTGTGCTGGTGGCATAAATGTATTTGCTAGTATTGATGTGAGCGCAAAAAAAGCCAATGAAGTAGATGCTTATGAAATTTTGGTCTCTGGCTATCCTGGTGGGCACTCTGGAAATGAGATACATAAAGACATACCAAATGCGATAAAAGTCTTGGCTGAATTTGTGAGAAAAAGCAAAGCAAAAATCGCTCTTATCGAGGGTGGTGAGCGAAGTAACTCTATACCAACTTCAGCAAAAGCCATAGTTGTAAGCGAAATTTTACCAAAAAGTGACAACCCACACATAAGCGTTAAAAAACTTGATGAAAAATATGAAATTTTAGAAAATGGGGATAAAATTTTAGCTCTTATAAATGCCTTTTCGCAAGGTGTAAGAAGTTATAATGCAGAGCTTGGCTTGCCAAATGATAGCGTAAATTTATCACTTTTAAAATTTGACAAAAAAACAGCTGAGGTTGAGTTTTTTGCTCGTTCGATGACTTGGGATGGGCTTCATAGGATGGAATTTGAGCTTAGTGAGCTTGCCTTGGCTCTTGGTTTTAGTGTAACTAGCAAGGATAGGTCAGTGCCTTGGAAGCCAGAGCCAGATGAGTTTGCACATGCGGTCTTAGAAGAGCTTTTAAAGCTTCGCCCACAAGCAAAGCTAGCTGCTATACATGCTGGACTTGAATGTGGTGTTTTGCGTGATAAGCATGATGATATGGAAGCTTGCTCGATAGGTCCAAATATCTACTCTCCACACTCAACTCGTGAAAAATGCGAGATAGCCTCGGTGGAGATCATAACTAAAGTTGTAAGAAATATCGTAAAAAAATATCAGTAA
- the rpoD gene encoding RNA polymerase sigma factor RpoD: MSSAKKNFSQVEELFAENAKGFVTYEKLVKLFDKAPAATVIKKIESLAKTHKVQLLTAASIAKMRNIEDAKKRQKEAEKTQEVDIEEEFDLVGDSDFLEWSRSDSPVRMYLREMGQIALLTKEEEVEISKKIELGEDIIIDAFCSVPFLIDFILDYKEPLINRERRVKELFKSFEDENEEDIEEEDDENEDEYTDEDEKPKKNLKNDKRADKVIESFKALEKAKKEWLKSAGKQAELEENDVGGNLNIAFKKKILKDKLMDLGPTSKLITEIVKSMETALKSDDEFDRELKRLEYRLPMFSDELKKNHKGILKDILKLSKEDIVSRVPEATMVSTYVEIKKLFQTKEASKSGFNLEPAKLKEVLEQIKRGKKISDEAKARMAKSNLRLVVSIAKRYTNRGLPFLDLIQEGNIGLMKAVDKFEYRKGYKFSTYATWWIRQAISRAIADQARTIRIPIHMIETINRINKINRKYMQEEGKEPDVSVIAEEVGLSIDKVKQVIKITKEPISLEAPIANEDDGKFGDFVEDKTSLSPMDHILKGDLRQQIDEVLSQLNDREKAVICMRFGLLDDESDRTLEEIGKALNVTRERVRQIESSAIKKLKHPKVGRKLKNYIEG; encoded by the coding sequence ATGAGTTCAGCAAAGAAAAATTTTTCCCAAGTCGAAGAACTTTTTGCCGAAAATGCAAAAGGTTTTGTTACCTATGAAAAACTTGTAAAACTATTTGACAAAGCCCCAGCAGCAACGGTCATAAAAAAGATCGAATCCTTAGCTAAAACACATAAAGTACAGCTTCTTACTGCTGCTTCAATCGCAAAAATGCGAAATATTGAAGATGCCAAAAAGCGCCAAAAAGAGGCTGAAAAAACACAAGAAGTTGATATAGAAGAAGAATTTGACCTAGTTGGCGATAGCGACTTTTTAGAGTGGTCACGCTCTGATAGTCCAGTCAGAATGTATCTTAGAGAGATGGGTCAAATAGCCTTACTTACAAAAGAAGAAGAGGTGGAGATAAGCAAAAAGATAGAACTTGGTGAAGATATAATAATCGATGCTTTTTGCTCTGTACCATTTTTGATAGACTTTATATTAGATTACAAAGAGCCACTTATAAATAGAGAGCGTCGCGTTAAAGAGCTTTTTAAAAGTTTTGAGGATGAAAACGAAGAGGATATCGAAGAAGAAGATGATGAAAATGAAGATGAATACACTGACGAAGATGAGAAGCCAAAGAAAAATTTAAAAAACGATAAGCGTGCAGACAAGGTTATAGAAAGCTTTAAGGCACTTGAAAAAGCAAAAAAAGAGTGGCTTAAAAGTGCTGGAAAACAAGCAGAACTTGAAGAAAACGATGTGGGTGGAAACCTAAATATAGCATTTAAGAAGAAAATTTTAAAAGACAAGCTAATGGATTTAGGTCCTACAAGCAAGCTTATAACTGAGATCGTAAAATCAATGGAAACGGCACTAAAAAGTGATGATGAGTTTGATAGAGAGCTAAAACGCCTAGAGTATCGCCTTCCAATGTTTAGTGATGAACTTAAGAAAAACCACAAAGGAATTTTAAAAGACATCTTAAAACTTAGCAAAGAAGATATCGTCTCTCGTGTTCCTGAAGCTACGATGGTCTCAACATATGTTGAGATAAAAAAACTTTTTCAGACAAAAGAGGCAAGCAAAAGTGGCTTTAATCTAGAGCCAGCCAAGCTTAAAGAGGTTTTGGAGCAAATAAAACGCGGAAAGAAAATTTCTGATGAGGCAAAAGCCAGAATGGCAAAGTCAAATCTAAGACTGGTTGTAAGTATCGCAAAACGCTACACAAACCGTGGTCTGCCATTCCTTGATCTTATACAAGAGGGAAATATCGGGCTTATGAAGGCGGTAGATAAATTTGAGTACCGCAAAGGGTATAAATTTTCGACCTATGCAACATGGTGGATACGCCAAGCGATCTCTAGAGCTATCGCTGATCAAGCAAGAACTATAAGAATCCCTATCCATATGATAGAAACCATAAACCGCATTAATAAAATAAATAGAAAATACATGCAAGAAGAGGGCAAAGAGCCCGATGTTAGCGTGATAGCTGAAGAGGTCGGACTAAGCATAGACAAAGTAAAGCAAGTTATAAAAATCACAAAAGAGCCTATCAGTCTTGAAGCCCCTATAGCAAACGAAGATGATGGTAAATTTGGTGATTTTGTTGAAGATAAAACATCTTTAAGCCCTATGGATCATATCCTAAAAGGCGATTTAAGACAGCAAATAGATGAGGTTTTAAGTCAGCTAAATGACCGTGAAAAGGCTGTTATTTGTATGAGATTTGGTCTGCTTGATGATGAGAGCGACCGCACGCTTGAAGAGATAGGCAAAGCACTAAATGTTACTCGTGAGCGTGTCCGCCAGATCGAAAGTTCAGCGATTAAAAAACTAAAACACCCAAAAGTTGGTAGAAAACTTAAAAACTACATCGAGGGGTAA
- a CDS encoding flagellar hook-basal body protein, translating into MQNGYYQATGAMVTQFNRLNVITNNLANVNTIGYKRDDVVVGDFARIFKQVQDELPLKNHTKDAAKYLNRTIDRVPQIVEEYTDFSSGGIKHSTNDLDFAIKRDDLFFLVDTPQGPRLTKNGAFSLDSEGFLVSKEGYRVLPSGYEALPENSRGIQIASDAKLTVDKNGNAYANNEPIVKLFIAQPREIRDIEKVGDNLYKPKTMDDVADVADADAVFQGYAQMSNVNPVTEMVGLIETQRLVEIYQKVMTSHMDDLNNDAISKIASVRQ; encoded by the coding sequence ATGCAAAATGGATACTACCAAGCCACAGGTGCGATGGTTACACAGTTTAATAGACTAAATGTCATCACAAACAACCTCGCAAATGTAAATACTATTGGCTACAAAAGAGATGATGTTGTTGTTGGCGACTTTGCTAGAATTTTTAAGCAAGTTCAAGATGAACTTCCGCTTAAAAATCATACAAAGGATGCTGCAAAATACTTAAATAGAACGATCGATAGGGTTCCACAAATTGTTGAAGAGTACACAGATTTTAGCTCTGGTGGCATCAAACACAGCACAAACGATCTTGACTTTGCGATAAAGCGAGATGACCTTTTTTTCTTAGTTGATACCCCTCAAGGACCAAGACTAACTAAAAATGGCGCTTTTAGTCTTGATAGTGAAGGTTTTTTAGTTAGCAAAGAGGGATATAGGGTTTTGCCTAGTGGATATGAGGCGTTGCCTGAAAATTCTCGTGGTATTCAAATAGCTTCTGACGCAAAACTAACTGTCGATAAAAACGGTAATGCTTACGCTAATAACGAGCCTATAGTAAAACTTTTTATAGCACAACCAAGGGAAATTCGTGATATAGAAAAGGTGGGAGATAATTTGTATAAGCCAAAAACAATGGATGATGTTGCCGATGTGGCTGATGCTGATGCTGTATTTCAAGGATATGCTCAGATGTCAAATGTTAATCCAGTAACCGAGATGGTCGGTCTTATCGAGACGCAGCGTTTGGTTGAAATTTATCAAAAAGTCATGACAAGCCATATGGATGACCTAAACAACGACGCGATCTCAAAAATCGCCAGCGTAAGACAATAA
- the flgG gene encoding flagellar basal-body rod protein FlgG — protein sequence MMRSLYTSATGMIAQQTQIDVTTHNIANVNTYGYKKNRAEFADLMYQVMEYAGTATSQTTTSPTGIEVGLGVRPTAINKIFSQGYFKETSNNLDVVIAGDGFFQIQLPDGTTAYTRNGAFKLDANGTVVNSDGYQLIPQIVIPENATQISIGIDGTVSILQPGEAEMAQVGQIELANFINPAGLHSMGDNNYLETAASGNVVVGVAGLDGIGTIRQGFIEMSNVQLVEEMTDLITGQRAYEANSKGITTSDSMLEIVNGLKR from the coding sequence ATGATGAGATCACTTTATACCTCTGCGACGGGGATGATAGCACAGCAAACGCAAATAGATGTAACAACGCACAATATCGCAAATGTCAATACCTATGGATACAAGAAAAACCGTGCGGAATTTGCGGACTTAATGTATCAGGTTATGGAATATGCAGGCACTGCAACTAGCCAGACTACTACAAGCCCGACTGGTATTGAGGTGGGTCTTGGTGTTCGTCCAACAGCTATAAATAAAATTTTTTCACAAGGATATTTTAAAGAGACCAGCAACAACCTTGATGTTGTCATCGCTGGAGATGGCTTTTTTCAAATTCAGCTTCCCGATGGAACTACAGCCTATACTAGAAATGGTGCGTTTAAGCTTGATGCAAACGGTACGGTAGTAAATTCTGATGGCTATCAGCTTATACCGCAGATAGTTATCCCTGAAAATGCAACACAAATTTCTATCGGTATTGATGGTACGGTTTCTATCTTGCAGCCAGGAGAGGCTGAGATGGCGCAAGTGGGACAGATAGAGCTTGCAAATTTTATAAATCCAGCAGGACTTCACTCGATGGGCGATAATAACTATCTTGAAACAGCAGCTAGTGGTAATGTCGTTGTTGGCGTGGCTGGACTTGATGGTATCGGCACGATAAGGCAGGGTTTTATCGAGATGAGTAATGTCCAGCTAGTTGAGGAGATGACCGATCTTATCACGGGTCAGCGTGCTTATGAGGCAAATTCAAAAGGTATCACTACGAGCGACTCGATGCTTGAGATCGTAAATGGACTAAAAAGGTAG
- a CDS encoding type II asparaginase, with amino-acid sequence MLLGTTLAFAKPTIYILATGGTIAGSGSGELSTAYTSGTVTVDKLIAAVPQINEIATIKGEQISQIGSQEMNNEVWLKLAKRVNELLTSGKADGVVITHGTDTMEETAYFLNLVVKSDKPIVMVGAMRNSGSLSADGPLNLFNAVNVAISKDSVNKGVMVVMNDEIHAAREVTKTNTTGVETFKSPNAGKIGTVFYGNVKFYMAPLRKHTASSEFDITKITELPRVDILYSHANDNADFANIAIKNGTKGIISAGMGNGNPFPTVLEALGEGVKKGVVVVRDSRVGSGETTLNGEVDDAKYGFLASDNLNAQKARVLLMLALTKTMDKAKIQELFLTH; translated from the coding sequence ATGCTTCTTGGAACTACTTTGGCTTTTGCTAAGCCTACGATTTATATCCTTGCGACTGGCGGCACTATCGCTGGTAGCGGATCTGGGGAGCTTTCGACTGCTTATACTTCTGGTACTGTTACAGTAGATAAGCTTATTGCCGCAGTTCCACAGATAAATGAGATAGCTACGATAAAAGGCGAGCAAATCTCACAAATAGGCTCTCAGGAGATGAATAACGAAGTCTGGCTAAAGCTAGCTAAGCGTGTAAATGAGCTTTTGACTAGTGGCAAGGCAGATGGTGTTGTCATCACCCATGGCACAGACACGATGGAAGAGACGGCGTATTTTTTAAATTTGGTCGTTAAAAGTGATAAGCCGATCGTTATGGTTGGTGCTATGAGAAACTCAGGTTCACTGTCTGCTGATGGTCCGCTAAATCTTTTTAACGCTGTAAATGTTGCAATTAGCAAAGATAGCGTAAATAAAGGCGTTATGGTTGTGATGAATGATGAAATTCATGCAGCAAGAGAGGTTACTAAGACTAACACGACTGGGGTTGAGACATTTAAGTCACCAAATGCTGGCAAGATAGGCACTGTATTTTATGGCAATGTTAAATTTTATATGGCTCCACTTAGAAAGCACACAGCTAGCTCAGAATTTGACATCACAAAAATCACTGAACTTCCGCGAGTTGATATCCTTTATAGCCATGCAAATGATAATGCAGACTTTGCAAATATAGCTATTAAAAATGGAACAAAAGGCATTATAAGTGCTGGTATGGGTAACGGCAACCCTTTCCCAACTGTGCTTGAAGCGCTTGGTGAAGGTGTGAAAAAGGGTGTTGTGGTGGTACGCGACTCTCGTGTGGGAAGTGGCGAAACTACTCTAAATGGAGAGGTTGATGACGCTAAATATGGCTTTTTGGCAAGCGATAACTTAAATGCTCAAAAAGCTAGAGTGCTTTTGATGTTAGCGCTTACAAAAACTATGGATAAAGCAAAAATTCAAGAGTTATTTTTAACCCATTAA
- a CDS encoding 3-isopropylmalate dehydratase small subunit, protein MTQAKVWKFGDNIDTDIIIAARYLNTSDENELAKHIMEDGDPDFVKKMRVGDVIIAGENFGCGSSREHAPIALKAAGVSAVIAKSFARIFYRNSFNTGLLILEINETDEINEGDEVKIDIDSGVIKNVTTSKEYKFHPIPPFMQELLKEGGLMQYASKKIK, encoded by the coding sequence ATGACACAGGCAAAAGTATGGAAATTTGGTGACAATATAGACACCGATATTATCATTGCTGCACGATATTTAAATACATCTGACGAAAATGAACTGGCAAAACACATAATGGAAGATGGCGATCCTGACTTTGTTAAAAAGATGAGAGTTGGAGATGTTATAATTGCTGGTGAAAATTTTGGTTGCGGAAGTAGCCGAGAGCACGCACCTATCGCACTAAAGGCGGCTGGTGTGAGTGCTGTTATAGCAAAGAGTTTTGCAAGAATTTTTTATAGAAATAGTTTTAACACAGGACTTTTGATATTAGAGATAAATGAGACAGATGAGATAAATGAAGGCGATGAGGTTAAGATAGACATTGATTCTGGTGTTATAAAAAATGTTACCACTTCTAAAGAGTATAAATTTCATCCTATCCCGCCGTTTATGCAGGAGCTTTTAAAAGAGGGTGGCTTGATGCAATACGCGAGCAAAAAGATAAAATAA
- the leuB gene encoding 3-isopropylmalate dehydrogenase → MAKRYKICMIKGDGIGPEIVDEAVKVLDAISMKFDINFEYDYKLMGGAAYDVFGEPLPNETLQSALESHAVLFGAIGGEKWDSLPRDKRPESGLLKIRKELGAFANLRPAMIYDELVSASTIKPEVVRGVDILVVRELTGGIYFGQPRQKGKTSAFNTMVYTKDEIERIAKVAFEAALKRKKKVCMVDKANVLETSQLWREVVSDVAKSYPDVLLEFMYVDNAAMQIVRNPRQFDVILTENLFGDILSDEVSMVVGSIGLLPSASMGGKVGIYEPIHGSAPDIAGQGIANPLATILSAAMMLRYALNEEEAALCIEKAVKSALAQGYRTKDLAVFDAKEICTTSDMGDVVVKFIEQK, encoded by the coding sequence ATGGCAAAAAGATATAAAATTTGTATGATAAAAGGCGATGGTATCGGACCTGAGATAGTTGATGAGGCTGTTAAGGTTCTTGATGCGATAAGTATGAAGTTTGATATAAATTTTGAATATGATTATAAGCTTATGGGTGGCGCAGCTTACGATGTTTTTGGTGAGCCGTTACCAAATGAAACACTTCAAAGTGCCCTTGAAAGTCATGCTGTGCTTTTTGGTGCTATTGGCGGTGAAAAATGGGATAGTTTGCCACGAGACAAACGCCCTGAAAGCGGGCTTTTAAAGATACGAAAAGAGCTTGGAGCTTTTGCAAATTTGCGCCCAGCGATGATATATGATGAACTTGTGAGCGCTAGCACTATTAAACCAGAAGTTGTTCGAGGCGTAGATATACTTGTTGTGCGTGAATTAACGGGTGGAATTTACTTTGGACAGCCACGACAAAAGGGCAAAACTAGCGCGTTTAATACAATGGTATATACAAAAGATGAGATTGAGCGTATTGCAAAAGTTGCATTTGAAGCAGCGCTAAAACGCAAAAAAAAGGTTTGCATGGTCGATAAGGCAAATGTCCTTGAGACTAGCCAGTTATGGCGCGAGGTGGTTAGCGATGTTGCAAAAAGCTATCCGGATGTTTTGCTTGAGTTTATGTATGTTGATAACGCAGCAATGCAGATCGTGCGTAATCCTAGGCAGTTTGATGTTATTTTGACTGAAAATTTATTTGGGGATATTTTAAGTGATGAAGTAAGTATGGTTGTTGGATCGATAGGACTTTTGCCAAGTGCTAGTATGGGCGGAAAAGTCGGTATCTATGAGCCTATCCATGGTAGTGCGCCAGATATAGCAGGCCAGGGTATAGCAAATCCTTTAGCAACTATTTTAAGTGCTGCCATGATGTTAAGATATGCACTGAATGAAGAAGAGGCTGCACTTTGTATTGAAAAAGCCGTAAAAAGCGCACTTGCTCAAGGCTACAGGACTAAAGACCTAGCTGTATTTGATGCAAAAGAAATTTGTACAACAAGCGATATGGGCGATGTTGTGGTTAAGTTTATAGAGCAAAAGTAG
- a CDS encoding CiaD-like domain-containing protein: MKLDDIAKMAINEVSAELEKIENLHALNMQNTEQKPQAQKPKFQINEAQSVSEQVENGEILSSEKIFLTNLKERTEVLFEGLNELPKELVNERLELTLKFLEFVLANVENRLENLNK; the protein is encoded by the coding sequence ATGAAACTTGATGATATAGCAAAAATGGCGATTAATGAGGTTAGTGCAGAGCTTGAAAAGATTGAGAATCTGCACGCTTTAAATATGCAAAATACAGAGCAAAAACCACAAGCACAAAAGCCAAAATTTCAGATAAATGAAGCTCAAAGCGTAAGCGAGCAAGTAGAAAATGGCGAGATTTTAAGTAGTGAAAAGATATTTTTAACAAATTTAAAAGAGCGCACAGAGGTGCTATTTGAAGGGCTAAATGAGCTACCAAAAGAGCTTGTGAATGAGCGACTAGAGCTGACGCTAAAATTTTTAGAGTTTGTCCTAGCAAATGTTGAAAACCGCCTCGAAAACCTTAACAAGTAG
- a CDS encoding CCA tRNA nucleotidyltransferase, with product MKTASKTLTSSSINDAITLLTSGDKLSSVKKLLAPHTKRAYLVGGCVRDSLLAREVYDYDIEVYDINPKRFDEIMQSVGASGVGKSYFIYKFGAFDLGLPRTESKTGKLHTDFKVSYCNDEREASKRRDFSVNAMMINIFSGEILDFWAGKQCLKDGILRHIDDEKFCEDALRVLRGVQFASRLNFDIANATLRLMKSIDLSHLSKTRISNELIKFMRAKYLEKGVFYLYKLGLFKKFFGLNLDKNELEELINELKNARNFIQDERVFLYVLAGFCGVDIKNIVHDLALPNSFLSALKHPFYNKMPSDFEMMKISLDMPLSKWLGCYRLERIKRAKELGVYDEKFTPNINTSEIMSLGFKGKEFGAELNRRQDEAILLYLQSLKKCD from the coding sequence TTGAAAACCGCCTCGAAAACCTTAACAAGTAGCAGTATTAACGATGCTATAACGCTACTTACATCAGGCGATAAGTTAAGTAGTGTAAAAAAACTGCTCGCACCGCATACAAAGCGTGCATATTTGGTTGGCGGTTGCGTGCGTGACTCCTTGCTTGCACGAGAAGTTTATGACTATGACATCGAGGTTTATGATATTAATCCTAAACGCTTTGATGAGATTATGCAAAGTGTAGGTGCAAGTGGTGTTGGCAAGAGCTACTTTATCTACAAATTTGGTGCGTTTGACCTTGGCTTGCCACGCACTGAGAGTAAAACCGGGAAACTACACACTGACTTTAAAGTAAGCTACTGCAATGATGAGCGTGAAGCCTCAAAGCGGCGCGACTTTAGCGTAAATGCTATGATGATAAATATATTTAGCGGCGAGATACTTGACTTTTGGGCTGGTAAACAGTGCCTTAAAGATGGCATTTTGCGTCATATTGATGATGAGAAATTTTGTGAGGATGCGCTTAGGGTGTTGCGTGGTGTGCAGTTTGCATCGCGTCTAAATTTTGACATTGCAAACGCTACTTTAAGGCTTATGAAAAGTATTGATTTGTCGCACCTTAGCAAGACGCGTATTTCAAATGAGCTTATAAAATTTATGCGTGCAAAATATCTTGAAAAAGGTGTGTTTTATCTTTATAAATTAGGACTTTTTAAGAAATTTTTTGGTTTAAATTTAGATAAAAATGAGCTCGAAGAGTTAATAAATGAGCTAAAAAATGCGCGAAATTTCATCCAAGATGAGCGAGTATTTTTGTATGTTTTGGCTGGATTTTGTGGTGTAGATATCAAAAATATCGTGCATGATTTGGCTTTACCAAATAGCTTTTTAAGTGCACTAAAGCATCCGTTTTACAATAAAATGCCAAGTGATTTTGAGATGATGAAAATTTCGCTTGATATGCCACTTAGTAAGTGGCTTGGATGTTATAGGCTTGAACGCATAAAGCGCGCAAAAGAGCTTGGCGTGTATGATGAAAAATTTACGCCAAATATCAATACTAGCGAGATAATGTCGCTTGGTTTTAAAGGAAAAGAATTTGGTGCCGAGCTAAATCGCCGTCAAGATGAAGCCATTTTACTGTATTTACAAAGTCTAAAAAAGTGCGATTAA